A window of Microcoleus sp. FACHB-831 contains these coding sequences:
- a CDS encoding serpin family protein: MNRQIFSRAAAIASTTLILLGSLGWCIIKTPNTAFSRTKPQQAASNIPVNQKLVAANTKFGFKLFSEVLKQDSSKNVFVSPSSVAIALAMTYNGANGETQQAMAKTLELQGMSLQAINEANAALQASLENPASGKGVDSSRPQLTIANSLWAKQGVPFEPEFLQRNRQFYKAKITNLDFTSPNAPAVINNWVKQSTQGKINQIVDTIQADQVLFLINAIYFKGKWETPFNKSQTSNQTFYQLDGTSTKVPMMSQNGKYRYYENNNFQAISIPYSKGRLSFYIFLPKQNSTKGNLSQEFNAENWQEWMTNFKMREGYIQMPRFKMDYEIELTNALKTLGMGVAFNSSANFTQMSRIPLNINQVKHKTFVEVNEEGTEAAAVTAIGIVTTSAQIPEEPFRMIVDRPFYCAIRDNQTGTLLFIGSIVEPK; this comes from the coding sequence ATGAATCGGCAAATTTTCAGTCGAGCGGCAGCGATCGCTTCTACAACTCTTATATTACTAGGTTCGCTTGGATGGTGTATCATCAAAACCCCTAATACTGCCTTTTCGCGTACCAAACCTCAACAAGCAGCTTCCAATATTCCTGTAAATCAAAAGTTGGTTGCTGCTAACACAAAATTTGGCTTCAAGCTGTTTTCTGAAGTTCTCAAGCAAGATAGTAGCAAGAATGTTTTTGTATCGCCTTCTAGCGTGGCGATCGCTCTTGCAATGACCTACAACGGTGCTAATGGCGAAACCCAACAAGCAATGGCTAAAACCTTGGAACTACAAGGTATGAGTTTGCAAGCCATTAACGAAGCTAATGCCGCACTCCAAGCAAGCCTAGAAAATCCCGCTTCCGGTAAAGGCGTCGATTCATCGCGTCCCCAGCTAACCATTGCCAACTCCTTGTGGGCTAAACAGGGCGTTCCTTTCGAGCCGGAATTTCTCCAGAGAAATCGTCAATTCTATAAAGCCAAAATAACAAATTTAGACTTTACTTCTCCCAATGCTCCAGCCGTTATTAATAACTGGGTTAAGCAAAGTACGCAGGGCAAAATTAACCAAATTGTTGACACTATTCAAGCCGATCAAGTCTTATTTTTGATTAACGCCATTTACTTCAAAGGAAAATGGGAGACACCCTTTAACAAGAGTCAAACCTCAAACCAGACCTTCTACCAGTTAGACGGCACATCAACAAAAGTACCCATGATGTCCCAAAATGGTAAATACAGATACTACGAAAATAATAATTTTCAGGCTATTAGCATTCCTTACAGTAAAGGACGCCTCAGTTTTTATATCTTCCTTCCCAAACAAAACTCTACTAAGGGTAATTTATCACAAGAGTTTAACGCTGAAAACTGGCAAGAATGGATGACAAATTTTAAAATGCGAGAGGGTTATATTCAAATGCCTCGCTTTAAGATGGATTATGAAATTGAACTCACCAACGCGCTCAAAACATTGGGTATGGGAGTTGCTTTTAACTCAAGCGCCAATTTTACTCAAATGAGCCGCATCCCGCTTAACATTAATCAAGTCAAGCACAAAACTTTTGTGGAAGTTAACGAAGAAGGCACAGAAGCCGCAGCGGTTACTGCTATTGGCATCGTGACAACATCTGCACAGATTCCAGAGGAACCTTTCCGCATGATTGTTGACCGCCCATTTTACTGTGCAATTCGAGATAATCAAACTGGAACGCTTCTGTTTATTGGGTCAATCGTAGAACCAAAATGA
- the uvrB gene encoding excinuclease ABC subunit UvrB: MTPFRLEAPFQPTGDQPGAIAQLTAGLQAGARYQTLLGATGTGKTFSVASVIENIGKPTLVLAHNKTLAAQLCNELREFFPHNAVEYFISYYDYYQPEAYIPVTDTYIEKTAQVNEEIDMLRHSATRSLFERRDVIVVASISCIYGLGIPSEYLKSAISLKVGMEINQRQMLRELATVQYSRNDLELGRGRFRVRGDVLEIGPAYEDRIIRIEFFGDEIDAIRYVDPVTGEIIQSLEAINVYPARHFVTPKDRLQSACDAIEAELNDQIAEFQKQGKLLEAQRIEHRTRYDLEMLREVGYCNGVENYSRFLAGRRAGEPPECLIDYFPKDWLLVVDESHVSVPQIRGMFNGDQARKKVLIEHGFRLPSAADNRPLKSDEFWAKANQCIFVSATPGNWEIEVSEGRVVEQVIRPTGVIDPEIFVRPTEGQVDDLLGEIKDRVKRQERVLVTTLTKRMAEDLTEYLQERAIRVRYLHSEIQSIERIEILQALREGEFDVLIGVNLLREGLDLPEVSLVAILDADKEGFLRAERSLIQTIGRAARHVRGQAILYGDNLTDSMIKAMDETERRRGIQLAHNKMHGITPQQIIKKSTNSILAFLDVSRRLNSQQLETAYEQADDLSLEDMPELISQLEAQMKEAAKKLAFEEAATLRDRIKHLRDKLLGH, encoded by the coding sequence ATGACGCCATTTCGTCTCGAAGCACCATTTCAGCCAACAGGCGATCAGCCTGGTGCGATCGCGCAACTTACCGCAGGCTTGCAAGCTGGCGCAAGATATCAAACTCTGCTAGGCGCGACGGGTACGGGTAAGACATTCTCAGTAGCATCAGTTATTGAGAATATTGGCAAACCTACCCTAGTCCTGGCTCACAACAAAACTTTAGCCGCCCAGTTGTGTAATGAATTGCGAGAATTCTTTCCCCACAACGCCGTTGAATACTTCATCAGTTACTACGATTACTATCAACCAGAAGCGTATATTCCCGTCACAGATACCTACATTGAAAAGACTGCCCAAGTCAACGAAGAAATTGATATGTTGCGGCACTCTGCGACGCGATCGCTCTTTGAACGCCGCGATGTAATCGTCGTTGCTTCTATCAGTTGTATCTACGGTTTGGGTATTCCCTCGGAATACCTAAAATCGGCCATTTCCTTAAAAGTAGGAATGGAAATAAATCAGCGACAAATGTTGCGAGAATTAGCCACAGTGCAATATAGCCGCAACGATTTAGAATTAGGACGGGGGCGCTTCCGAGTTAGGGGCGATGTGTTAGAAATTGGCCCCGCCTACGAAGATAGAATTATCCGCATAGAATTTTTTGGCGATGAAATTGATGCCATTCGTTACGTCGATCCTGTAACAGGAGAAATTATTCAGAGCCTTGAAGCTATCAATGTTTATCCAGCTCGCCACTTTGTCACCCCAAAGGATCGTTTACAATCTGCTTGCGATGCAATTGAGGCAGAACTAAACGATCAGATAGCAGAATTTCAGAAACAAGGCAAACTATTAGAAGCTCAACGGATAGAACATCGCACTCGGTACGATTTGGAGATGTTGCGAGAGGTGGGGTACTGCAACGGCGTGGAGAATTATTCGCGCTTTTTGGCTGGACGCCGTGCTGGAGAACCACCAGAATGTTTAATTGATTATTTTCCTAAAGATTGGCTGTTAGTGGTGGATGAATCTCACGTCAGCGTACCGCAGATTAGGGGGATGTTTAACGGCGATCAAGCTAGGAAAAAAGTGTTGATCGAGCATGGATTTCGCTTACCCAGTGCAGCGGATAATCGACCGCTTAAGTCAGACGAATTTTGGGCAAAGGCCAATCAGTGTATATTTGTTTCTGCTACTCCTGGCAACTGGGAAATTGAAGTATCAGAGGGGCGAGTTGTAGAGCAAGTAATTCGACCGACTGGCGTAATAGATCCAGAAATATTTGTCCGTCCAACAGAAGGGCAAGTTGACGATTTATTAGGTGAAATTAAAGACAGAGTAAAGCGTCAAGAGCGGGTGTTGGTAACTACGCTAACGAAGCGTATGGCGGAGGATTTGACGGAGTATCTGCAAGAACGGGCAATTCGGGTACGTTATTTGCACTCGGAAATTCAATCAATTGAACGAATCGAAATTCTCCAAGCTTTGCGAGAAGGTGAGTTTGATGTGCTAATTGGTGTTAACTTGTTGCGGGAGGGTTTAGATTTACCAGAAGTATCGCTTGTGGCGATTTTGGATGCAGATAAGGAAGGGTTTTTGAGGGCAGAGCGATCGCTCATTCAAACTATCGGTAGAGCGGCGCGTCACGTGCGCGGACAAGCTATCTTATATGGTGATAATCTCACAGATAGCATGATCAAAGCGATGGATGAAACCGAGCGGCGGCGCGGTATTCAGCTTGCACATAACAAGATGCATGGGATTACGCCGCAGCAAATTATCAAGAAATCGACTAATTCTATTTTGGCTTTTCTAGATGTGTCGCGGCGGCTTAATTCTCAACAGCTAGAAACGGCTTACGAACAAGCAGACGATCTGTCTCTAGAAGATATGCCAGAGTTGATTAGTCAACTAGAAGCGCAGATGAAAGAAGCGGCGAAAAAGCTGGCGTTTGAAGAAGCGGCGACGTTGCGCGATCGCATTAAACACCTGCGAGATAAGCTGCTAGGTCATTAG
- the rpe gene encoding ribulose-phosphate 3-epimerase: protein MTKSQSQKPIVVAPSILSADFSRLGEEIRAVDEAGADWIHVDVMDGRFVPNITIGPLIVQAIRPVTKKPLDVHLMIVEPEKYVEDFAKAGADIISVHAEHNASPHLHRTLGQIKELGKQAGVVLNPSTPLELIEYVLELCDLVLIMSVNPGFGGQSFIPGVLPKIRKLRQMCDERGLDPWIEVDGGLKGNNSWQVLEAGANAIVAGSAVFNAPDYASAIAGVRNSKRPTPELATV from the coding sequence ATGACCAAAAGCCAATCCCAGAAGCCTATTGTTGTTGCTCCATCTATACTATCAGCCGATTTCAGCCGATTGGGGGAAGAAATTCGGGCGGTAGACGAAGCTGGCGCTGATTGGATTCACGTCGATGTAATGGATGGCCGCTTTGTGCCCAACATTACGATTGGCCCGCTGATCGTGCAAGCAATTCGCCCCGTTACTAAAAAGCCTCTGGATGTCCACTTGATGATTGTGGAACCAGAAAAGTATGTGGAAGATTTTGCTAAGGCAGGGGCAGATATTATCTCCGTTCATGCTGAACACAACGCTTCTCCTCACTTGCACCGCACTCTGGGCCAAATTAAGGAATTGGGCAAACAGGCAGGCGTGGTACTCAATCCTTCGACTCCTTTGGAACTAATTGAGTACGTGCTAGAGCTTTGCGACCTAGTGCTAATTATGAGCGTTAACCCAGGCTTCGGGGGTCAGAGTTTTATCCCTGGTGTTCTGCCGAAGATTCGCAAGTTGCGCCAGATGTGCGATGAACGCGGTTTAGATCCTTGGATTGAGGTTGATGGGGGTCTGAAGGGTAACAATAGTTGGCAGGTTTTGGAAGCTGGTGCGAATGCGATTGTGGCTGGTTCTGCGGTGTTCAACGCGCCAGATTATGCAAGTGCGATCGCTGGTGTTCGTAATAGCAAGCGCCCCACACCTGAATTAGCTACTGTTTAA
- a CDS encoding CHASE domain-containing protein yields MNGIEQVLEEDRSNPARLGDRRYMTVGLTLCTGVCLSILASAIVWNWENKQLQIEFQERANSLSTALQRSVNENLEVVRSIQALYTASDQVTRKDFQKFVQPSFSRYSAIYGLTWLERVSAKDRQAYEKAVEAEGFSNFQIYQIGADGKPIRAAQEQEYFPIIYVEPLADRRKVVGFDVASDPPRKLALDKGRDTNAAVASGRITLVNNNQPGFQLFLPVYRNDTATNTLLSRRANLQGFVSGAFQITDIVKSSLKDLSLDKINFYLYDNSATGQESFLVRYDSSTKQLIDDPSREDAPLDDVGGKCQERTACTRIFNVADRKWMLLILPTSDYGGIAAHQGALAILAIGLLMTGSMVLYLFMSVGRTAEIQKQVQERTSELKERTTELEIALERERHQHQRIQLALRQMDELRASSRATALQASAAAGGADAALNMASGGTKAVEQTIEGMTTLKEKVEAIAREIVLLKGQTHQIGNISTLVSDLANQTNMLALNAAVEAARAGEKGKGFGVVAAEIRKLADRSKNSAGQIRVLVSDIQMAINSTAKATKEGTMTVETGMKISEETAGAFSGVKDAVNNVVLNNQQILLTAEEQANAIQQVVDTINAIKTDGHFTGVGSDKF; encoded by the coding sequence ATGAATGGAATTGAACAGGTTTTGGAGGAAGATCGCTCAAATCCGGCAAGGTTAGGCGATCGCCGTTACATGACAGTGGGATTGACACTCTGCACAGGAGTTTGCTTGTCTATTTTAGCCTCCGCAATAGTGTGGAATTGGGAAAATAAACAATTGCAAATAGAATTTCAAGAGCGGGCTAACTCCCTTAGTACTGCCTTGCAGCGGAGTGTCAACGAAAATTTGGAAGTTGTGCGATCTATTCAAGCCTTATATACTGCCTCTGACCAGGTTACTCGGAAAGATTTTCAGAAATTTGTTCAACCCAGTTTCTCTCGCTATTCTGCTATCTATGGGCTAACTTGGTTGGAGCGTGTTTCTGCAAAAGATAGACAAGCCTACGAAAAAGCTGTGGAAGCAGAGGGTTTTTCAAATTTTCAAATTTATCAGATAGGTGCTGATGGAAAACCTATAAGAGCCGCACAAGAGCAGGAATATTTCCCAATTATCTATGTAGAGCCATTAGCAGACCGTAGGAAAGTTGTAGGCTTCGATGTAGCTTCCGATCCTCCTCGTAAGCTAGCTTTAGATAAGGGGCGAGATACAAACGCAGCGGTTGCTTCTGGGCGAATCACGTTAGTAAATAACAATCAGCCTGGGTTCCAACTGTTCTTGCCAGTTTACCGCAACGATACTGCTACTAATACATTGCTAAGTCGTCGCGCAAATTTGCAAGGTTTTGTTAGTGGTGCTTTTCAGATTACTGATATTGTTAAGTCTTCTCTAAAAGATCTAAGTTTAGACAAGATTAACTTTTATCTTTACGACAATTCAGCCACTGGCCAAGAAAGCTTTCTAGTTCGTTATGACTCCAGCACGAAACAATTAATAGATGACCCAAGTCGCGAAGATGCACCTTTAGATGATGTAGGGGGAAAATGCCAAGAGCGAACTGCTTGTACCCGCATCTTCAACGTAGCAGATCGTAAGTGGATGCTTTTAATTTTGCCAACGTCAGATTATGGAGGTATTGCCGCCCACCAGGGAGCATTGGCTATCCTCGCCATCGGGTTACTTATGACTGGCAGCATGGTCCTCTATCTGTTTATGTCTGTGGGACGTACAGCCGAAATTCAAAAGCAAGTACAAGAACGCACGAGCGAGCTAAAAGAGCGTACAACTGAACTAGAGATTGCGCTAGAGAGAGAACGTCACCAGCATCAGCGGATACAGTTAGCATTGCGACAAATGGATGAGCTGAGGGCTTCTTCGCGGGCTACGGCGCTTCAAGCCTCTGCCGCCGCTGGGGGAGCTGATGCAGCGTTGAACATGGCTTCAGGGGGAACGAAGGCGGTTGAGCAAACTATCGAAGGCATGACAACGCTGAAGGAGAAGGTGGAGGCGATCGCGCGGGAGATTGTGCTTCTGAAAGGACAAACCCATCAAATTGGCAATATTTCCACCCTCGTGAGCGATTTAGCTAACCAGACTAATATGCTGGCGCTGAATGCAGCAGTTGAAGCTGCCCGTGCGGGTGAGAAAGGTAAAGGTTTTGGCGTCGTAGCAGCAGAAATTCGCAAACTAGCAGATAGAAGTAAAAACTCAGCTGGTCAAATTCGTGTGCTTGTTTCTGATATTCAAATGGCTATAAATTCGACAGCGAAGGCGACGAAGGAAGGAACTATGACTGTAGAGACTGGGATGAAAATCTCGGAAGAGACGGCTGGCGCTTTTAGTGGGGTGAAGGATGCTGTCAATAATGTGGTTTTGAATAATCAGCAGATTTTGTTGACTGCTGAGGAGCAAGCGAATGCCATTCAACAGGTGGTCGATACGATTAACGCTATCAAAACAGATGGCCACTTTACTGGTGTTGGTAGTGACAAATTTTAA
- a CDS encoding S8 family serine peptidase produces MAKRQTIKKLVWIVWGLGISGLTSPVLAKEPSTLSEVGIDAIKLQAPPYNLLGRKIAIGQVEIGRPGYFGLDKAVSLHQVLSLSGVFYRDTPAKANANLDPHATMVAGMMISSDKARPGVAPQARLYSSAVGSPKTSGQPEECLATQYVAQQNGGDVRAINFSFGESLDRDARPNAVLDGNALLTQCVDWSARVHDVFYAIAGNQGSGGIPIPTDNFNGVSVAYTTRRQGVFTKVDFANLSAAPVGVGKRLLDREINVGPRRAISIVAPGSNVELIDLEGKVNRVTGTSFAAPQVTASVALLQEYGDRQLRTKQPQWTTDSRRHEVMKAVLLNSAEKIKDSGDGLRLGMTRTMLAKDNTDWLESDAYKDRKIPLHLQMGTGQLNVFRAYQQFSPGQQSPAAPVPPTAWDYRTIKASSIQDYVLDKPLQKESFVSITLAWDRLVELQDTNKNGQFNVGESFRDRGLNNLDIYLMRAEDNDTSKSIWSSESEVDSVEHIFQQVPTTGRYKIRVQFRQQANEDVQPYALAWWTAPAK; encoded by the coding sequence TTGGCAAAACGGCAGACTATCAAAAAATTAGTATGGATTGTTTGGGGGCTGGGTATTTCAGGCTTAACCAGTCCCGTATTGGCTAAAGAACCCTCAACACTCTCAGAAGTAGGAATTGATGCCATCAAGCTACAAGCACCCCCCTATAACTTACTGGGTCGTAAGATTGCCATCGGTCAGGTGGAAATTGGCCGACCGGGATATTTCGGGTTGGACAAAGCTGTATCCCTACATCAGGTGCTATCCCTATCAGGAGTGTTCTATCGCGATACTCCAGCCAAAGCCAATGCCAATCTAGATCCCCATGCAACCATGGTGGCGGGGATGATGATTAGCTCTGATAAGGCAAGACCGGGCGTAGCACCGCAAGCACGGCTGTACTCTTCTGCGGTTGGCTCACCCAAAACCAGCGGTCAACCGGAGGAGTGTTTAGCGACGCAGTACGTGGCGCAGCAAAACGGCGGCGATGTGCGAGCGATTAACTTTAGTTTTGGGGAATCTTTAGATCGAGACGCTCGACCTAATGCGGTTTTAGATGGCAATGCCTTGCTGACGCAGTGTGTAGATTGGTCGGCGCGGGTTCACGACGTTTTTTATGCGATCGCTGGCAATCAAGGCAGCGGAGGCATTCCCATACCCACAGACAACTTCAATGGCGTCAGCGTTGCCTATACAACCCGCCGCCAGGGAGTTTTTACCAAAGTAGACTTTGCTAACTTGAGCGCTGCCCCTGTTGGCGTTGGCAAGCGCCTCCTCGACCGCGAAATTAACGTCGGGCCTCGTCGCGCCATTAGTATCGTCGCGCCCGGTAGTAATGTCGAATTAATAGACTTAGAGGGTAAGGTAAATCGCGTCACAGGCACGAGTTTTGCGGCTCCTCAAGTTACAGCATCTGTGGCTTTGCTTCAAGAGTATGGCGATCGCCAGTTGCGAACAAAACAACCCCAGTGGACTACAGATTCTCGCCGCCACGAAGTTATGAAAGCCGTGCTGCTCAACTCAGCCGAAAAAATCAAAGACTCCGGCGATGGTCTGCGCTTGGGAATGACTCGCACTATGTTGGCAAAAGATAACACCGATTGGTTAGAATCCGATGCCTACAAAGACCGGAAAATCCCACTGCATTTACAAATGGGTACGGGGCAGCTTAATGTTTTCCGAGCATATCAGCAATTCAGCCCCGGTCAGCAGAGTCCAGCAGCGCCAGTTCCACCAACCGCATGGGATTATCGAACAATAAAGGCTTCCTCCATTCAAGATTATGTGTTGGATAAACCCTTACAAAAAGAAAGTTTTGTCTCCATTACGCTAGCTTGGGATCGCCTGGTGGAGTTGCAAGATACTAACAAGAACGGGCAGTTCAACGTAGGAGAAAGTTTTCGCGATCGCGGCTTAAATAACCTCGATATCTACCTAATGCGAGCAGAAGACAACGACACCAGCAAGAGCATCTGGTCTAGTGAAAGTGAAGTAGATAGTGTAGAACACATCTTTCAACAGGTTCCCACAACTGGACGCTATAAAATTCGCGTTCAGTTTCGTCAGCAGGCGAATGAGGACGTCCAACCTTATGCCCTTGCTTGGTGGACTGCCCCTGCCAAGTAA
- a CDS encoding CsbD family protein codes for MSLEDKAKATAKNLEGKGQEALGNVTGDPEDQAEGKAKQGESAVRHGVEDVKDKVKKAID; via the coding sequence ATGAGCCTTGAAGATAAAGCAAAAGCAACTGCAAAAAACCTTGAAGGTAAAGGTCAAGAAGCTTTAGGGAACGTAACTGGCGATCCAGAAGATCAAGCTGAAGGCAAAGCGAAGCAAGGCGAGTCCGCAGTTCGTCACGGTGTCGAAGATGTGAAAGATAAGGTTAAAAAGGCCATTGACTAG
- a CDS encoding site-specific DNA-methyltransferase, protein MHNQLFYGDNLDYLRQNIENNFVDLCYIDPPFNSSRNYNQIYNQIDNKNKFQSPAFIDIWTWDNKAQEGFTQIIGNYQGRFTPQSIALIAGLSNVLDKGSLLAYLVNITLRVAEIHRVLKPSGSFYLHCDPTASHYLKLVLDAIFCPQGGYFQNEIIWCYSVGGKTKERFASKHDVIFYYTKTNQYTFNIEAASISRKPKSHMKLRVDTDGREYQEKIERKTGKIYKYYLDEGKIAEDYWTDIETLNRGDKQRLGYPTQKPEALLERIIKVSSNEGDLVLDAYCGCGTTLVVAQRLKRHWIGMDITYQSISLCLKRFEDSFDKNVVPQVNLNGIPINLKEAIALSKLQGKEFEKWAILTYSNNHAIIERKKDKNKSVDGIVYFLGESGEQEKIILQVKAGDLNSDDIKELDDKRKREQAAIAIFITLKTPNSEMFQQAIACGIYNHQASRCNYPRLKIVTIKEMLEEAKRLDTFFFL, encoded by the coding sequence ATGCATAACCAATTATTCTATGGAGATAACCTTGACTACTTACGGCAAAATATTGAAAACAATTTTGTAGATTTATGCTACATCGATCCGCCTTTCAATTCTAGTCGTAATTACAACCAAATATATAACCAAATTGACAACAAAAATAAATTTCAGTCACCAGCTTTTATCGATATATGGACGTGGGACAACAAAGCGCAAGAAGGTTTTACCCAAATAATTGGCAACTATCAAGGTAGATTTACACCGCAAAGCATTGCACTCATCGCAGGTTTATCAAATGTATTGGATAAAGGAAGCTTGCTAGCTTATTTGGTAAACATCACCCTGCGTGTAGCGGAAATTCATCGCGTCTTAAAGCCTAGTGGTAGTTTTTATCTTCATTGCGATCCTACCGCCAGTCATTATCTTAAATTAGTGCTTGATGCTATTTTTTGTCCCCAAGGTGGATATTTCCAGAATGAAATTATTTGGTGTTATTCAGTGGGAGGAAAAACTAAGGAGAGGTTTGCTAGCAAACATGATGTAATTTTTTATTATACAAAAACTAATCAATACACTTTTAATATTGAGGCTGCTTCTATTTCCAGAAAACCTAAGTCTCACATGAAACTGAGAGTAGATACAGACGGAAGAGAATACCAAGAAAAAATTGAGAGAAAAACAGGAAAAATTTATAAATACTACTTGGACGAAGGCAAAATTGCTGAAGATTACTGGACAGACATTGAAACTCTAAATCGTGGGGATAAACAACGCTTAGGTTATCCTACCCAAAAACCTGAAGCGCTATTAGAACGTATTATTAAAGTTAGCAGCAATGAAGGGGACTTGGTGTTGGATGCTTACTGCGGTTGCGGTACTACTCTAGTGGTTGCTCAACGCCTAAAACGCCATTGGATAGGTATGGATATCACTTATCAAAGTATCAGTCTGTGCTTGAAACGCTTTGAAGATTCTTTTGATAAAAATGTAGTTCCTCAAGTCAATCTTAACGGCATACCCATTAATCTGAAAGAAGCGATAGCGCTTTCTAAACTTCAAGGTAAAGAATTTGAAAAATGGGCTATTCTTACCTATTCAAATAACCATGCTATCATCGAGCGCAAAAAAGACAAAAATAAAAGCGTAGATGGGATTGTCTACTTTTTAGGAGAAAGCGGAGAACAAGAGAAGATCATCTTGCAAGTTAAGGCAGGTGATCTTAACTCGGATGATATTAAAGAATTGGATGACAAGAGGAAGCGCGAACAAGCAGCGATCGCTATCTTCATAACCTTGAAAACACCCAACTCAGAAATGTTCCAACAAGCGATCGCTTGCGGAATATACAATCACCAAGCTTCTCGTTGCAACTACCCCCGTCTTAAAATTGTTACTATCAAGGAAATGCTCGAAGAGGCAAAGCGGCTCGATACATTCTTTTTCTTATAG